One region of Vitis vinifera cultivar Pinot Noir 40024 chromosome 1, ASM3070453v1 genomic DNA includes:
- the LOC100261607 gene encoding plasma membrane-associated cation-binding protein 1 yields MGYWKSKVLPKIKKIFEKSGTKKTAAAEACKSFDDSKEEINKDFEAKKDELQPKVIEIYEASSTEIKTLVKEPKEAGLKNSTAVQKFLDELVKIEFPGSKAVCEASSKYGPGLVSGPVLFLFEKVSTFIVTEENEEELPPPTTNTTGEEEASGKEKEIVIEEEKKEEVAVMVEEREATEAVAAAAEPAKP; encoded by the exons ATGGGTTACTGGAAATCCAAGGTTCTTCCAAAGATCAAGAAAATTTTTGAGAAAAGCGGTACTAAAAAGACTGCTGCTGCTGAAGCCTGCAAGTCCTTCGATGATTCTAAG GAAGAGATCAATAAGGACTTTGAAGCCAAGAAAGACGAGCTCCAGCCTAAAGTCATTGAAATCTATGAAGCTTCCTCAACTGAAATCAAG ACTTTGGTTAAGGAACCTAAGGAGGCAGGACTTAAGAACTCCACTGCAGTTCAGAAGTTCCTTGACGAACTCGTCAAAATCG AATTTCCGGGATCAAAAGCAGTATGTGAAGCATCTTCAAAGTATGGACCAGGGTTGGTTTCAGGGCCAGTTCTCTTCTTATTTGAGAAGGTGTCGACTTTTATAGTGACAGAAGAGAACGAAGAGGAGTTGCCGCCGCCGACCACCAACACAACTGGTGAAGAAGAAGCAAGCGGGAAGGAAAAGGAGATAGTGattgaagaagagaagaaagaagaggTAGCGGTGATGGTTGAAGAACGCGAAGCGACAGAGGCAGTAGCGGCTGCAGCTGAGCCAGCAAAGCCATGA